From the genome of Pelobacter propionicus DSM 2379, one region includes:
- a CDS encoding biotin--[acetyl-CoA-carboxylase] ligase, protein MLPSAAILRLFREQDGFVSGEMISRELHVSRTAIWKQINALRKAGYVIEAVPSRGYQLLSAPDLLSSAEIAVQLDAVVMGSRIVCLEQTASTNGDAFRLAEQGAAEGTVVLADTQSGGKGRMGRVWSSPPGVNLYCSIILRPAIMPYEAPQLTFLSAVAVARSIERISAIVPEIKWPNDVLIKGQKVAGLLNEMSAETDAVNFVILGIGVNLNMTAGQFPDDLRHPATSILLESGRPVGRAGFCAIMLNELDRLYADFRTHGFGPVREEWQRRCNAHGRELSVSDGGSEVVRGMFAGIDGSGALLVSGADGAISKILSGDVRVL, encoded by the coding sequence ATGTTACCATCGGCCGCCATACTGCGACTGTTCCGTGAACAGGACGGATTCGTCTCGGGTGAGATGATCAGCAGGGAGTTGCATGTCTCCCGCACCGCCATCTGGAAGCAGATCAATGCCCTGCGCAAGGCCGGGTACGTGATCGAAGCCGTGCCGTCGCGCGGCTACCAGTTGCTGTCCGCGCCTGACCTGCTCTCCTCCGCCGAGATCGCGGTCCAATTGGATGCGGTCGTCATGGGCAGCCGTATCGTCTGTCTGGAGCAGACCGCCTCCACCAACGGCGATGCTTTCCGCCTGGCGGAGCAGGGGGCCGCGGAGGGGACGGTGGTCCTTGCCGATACCCAGAGCGGCGGTAAGGGGCGCATGGGGCGGGTCTGGTCATCGCCACCCGGGGTCAACCTGTACTGCTCGATCATCCTGCGGCCGGCTATCATGCCCTACGAGGCGCCGCAACTCACCTTTCTCTCCGCCGTGGCTGTGGCCCGTTCCATCGAACGGATCAGCGCTATCGTGCCGGAGATCAAGTGGCCCAATGACGTGCTGATCAAAGGACAGAAGGTGGCCGGCCTGCTCAACGAAATGAGCGCCGAGACCGATGCTGTCAACTTCGTCATCCTCGGCATCGGTGTGAACCTGAACATGACTGCCGGGCAGTTCCCTGACGATCTGCGCCACCCGGCAACATCAATTTTGCTGGAGTCGGGGCGGCCGGTGGGGCGGGCGGGCTTCTGCGCGATTATGCTGAACGAACTGGACCGGCTCTACGCCGATTTCCGCACCCATGGCTTCGGTCCGGTGCGCGAGGAGTGGCAGCGGCGCTGCAACGCCCACGGACGCGAGCTTTCGGTCAGCGATGGCGGTTCGGAAGTTGTCAGAGGCATGTTCGCCGGCATTGATGGTTCCGGCGCCCTGCTGGTGAGCGGGGCGGATGGGGCGATCAGTAAAATTCTCAGTGGAGACGTGAGGGTACTTTGA
- a CDS encoding type III pantothenate kinase produces MLLVIDVGNSNIVLGICDGTQLVRNWRISTDKSRTSDEYGVLLHSLFASAGLGFDTVDAAIISSVVPPLTGVMEAICRDFFHLTPFVVGPGIKTGMPILYDNPREVGADRIVNAVAGYEKHKCSLVIVDFGTATTFDYVNARGEYCGGAIAPGLAISLEALFQRASKLPRVDIARPPQIIARNTVNSMQAGIFYGYVGLVDEIVNRIVAESKDTPRVIATGGLAKLIAPESRTIVEVDDFLTLDGLKILYERNR; encoded by the coding sequence ATGCTTCTGGTAATAGACGTCGGCAACAGCAATATCGTTCTGGGTATCTGCGACGGGACGCAGCTGGTCCGCAACTGGCGGATCTCCACCGACAAATCGCGCACGTCGGACGAGTACGGGGTTCTGCTGCACAGCCTGTTTGCCTCGGCCGGACTGGGTTTCGATACCGTCGATGCCGCCATCATCTCCTCCGTCGTGCCGCCGCTCACCGGCGTGATGGAGGCCATCTGCCGGGATTTCTTTCACCTGACCCCCTTCGTGGTGGGGCCGGGCATCAAGACCGGCATGCCCATCCTGTACGACAACCCCCGCGAGGTGGGGGCGGACCGCATCGTCAACGCGGTGGCCGGCTACGAGAAGCACAAATGCTCGCTGGTGATCGTCGATTTCGGCACGGCGACCACCTTCGACTATGTCAATGCCAGGGGTGAGTACTGCGGCGGCGCCATTGCCCCGGGACTGGCCATCTCCCTGGAGGCGCTGTTCCAGCGAGCCAGCAAACTGCCGCGGGTGGACATCGCCCGGCCGCCCCAGATCATTGCCCGCAACACGGTAAACTCAATGCAGGCCGGCATATTCTACGGCTATGTGGGGCTGGTAGACGAGATCGTCAACCGCATCGTGGCCGAGAGCAAAGACACTCCCCGGGTGATCGCCACCGGCGGCCTGGCCAAGCTGATTGCCCCCGAATCCCGC